One part of the Rhea pennata isolate bPtePen1 chromosome 29, bPtePen1.pri, whole genome shotgun sequence genome encodes these proteins:
- the LOC134152068 gene encoding interleukin-23 subunit alpha-like, whose product MAPRLCLCLLALLLPAAAPAPRPPRTDWAACRSLSRELSRLLGALEAPHRVLEEMRLDEEAPEEDWPPRIRCSDACDPSTLDTNNTRCLRRILQGLQHYRDLLDSDMFTARRLPWLETTLDKLLGLVQQEHGPPPRRPLAPSAVWAQTLLQHQALKRLQSFTAVMSRVFTHSASTH is encoded by the exons ATGGCCCCGcgcctctgcctctgcctcctggCGCTGCTGctcccggcggccgccccggcgccgcggccgccccgcacCGACTGGGCCGCCTGCAGGAGCCTCTCCCGGGAGCTGTCGCGGCTCCTGGGGGCCCTCGAGGCGCCGCACCGCGTCCTg GAGGAGATGCGGCTGGACGAGGAGGCCCCCGAGGAGGACTGGCCCCCCCGGATCCGCTGCAGTGACGCCTGTGACCCCTCCACGCTGGACACCAACAACACG CGGTGCCTGCGGCGGATCCTGCAAGGGCTGCAGCACTACCGGGACCTGCTGGACTCGGACATGTTCACCGCCCGCCGCCTGCCCTGGCTGGAGACCACCCTGGACAAGCTGCTGGGCCTCGTCCAG CAGGAGCACGGTCCCCCACCCCGGCGCCCCCTCGCCCCCAGCGCCGTCTGGGCCCAGACGCTTCTGCAGCACCAGGCACTCAAGCGGCTTCAGTCCTTCACCGCCGTCATGAGCCGCGTCTTCACCCACAGCGCCAGCACCCACTGA